From the genome of Nicotiana sylvestris chromosome 2, ASM39365v2, whole genome shotgun sequence, one region includes:
- the LOC138886359 gene encoding uncharacterized mitochondrial protein AtMg00820-like produces MTCVSQSSSSESWVIDSGASDHISGEALSHPGWRQAMIDEMSALHASCTWELVPRPAGKSTVGCRWVYAVKVGPDGQVDRLKAHLVAKGSTQIFGLDYSDTFSPVAKVAFVRLFFVHGCCTSLASLLVRH; encoded by the exons ATGACTTGTGTCTCTCAATCTTCATCCTCTGAGTCTTGGGTCATTGATTCAGGTGCATCAGATCATATTTCTG gtgaggCACTATCTCATCCTggatggcgacaggctatgattgacgagatgtctgctttacatgcGAGTTGcacttgggagcttgttcctcgTCCTGCAGGTAAGTCTactgttggttgtcgttgggtttatgcagtcaaagtCGGCCCAGATGGCCAGGTTGATCGGCTTAAGGCTCATCTTGTTGCAAAAGGATCTACTCAGATTTTTGGGCTTGATTATAGTGATACTTTCTCTCCTGTGGCTAAAGTAGCATTTGTTCGTCTTTTTTTTGTCCATGGCTGTTGTACGTCATTGGCCTCTTTATTAGTTAGACATTAA